In the genome of Brienomyrus brachyistius isolate T26 chromosome 24, BBRACH_0.4, whole genome shotgun sequence, the window TGCATATGCCTGGTGTGACAGTCATAAAACATATTTCACCATTGAAATATCTGAGATCGATTTTACTGTTAGTCTGTACTTTTCTCACGCGGAGGCTGGGGAGGAGCCAAGGGAGTACTACTTAAAGTTAATTTTGGTTAATTGTTGAATAACGAAAGGTTTGGGGGAACGCATGTAGACCTCACTcaatgggtgcgttcgacttagggcaggtctggctgcagctgacgtgacgtggagcgccatctgccggccGCTGCAGGGGTGCAGTATAAACTGACTACAGCCAAGTCGGACAGCCTCTATTCCTGGTAGACTTCACTGCGATggcagcactgccagaagggtgcagataaatctatacaaaaatcacctgcatgcacaatacttcttttaaaataaccaactcctgatccaaactgTTAGTAGTGGAAAAATAAACTATTGTGTATAGTGGCCCAGTATAAAAAGATCAATGATCAAATACatgtatttcaaggattcagagtttttattgtcatgtacagagtacaatgcagttcttacttgaatgtcttcttcacagactgaacaattaaacaaataaagcaacggaacattacagtaactaacgaTAAATACAGCACTAATTTACTTGTACcattagagcatttatttaaactttattttaccaGGTACATTAACTGAAAACCAGTTCTCACTGCTTTATGTGATATTCGgcagaaatagcagataacgcATCGGAACTTCCTGGCACTGTTGCCATCCCCTCAGCAAGGAAAGCAGCCATTGGCTGCCCCAAAAGTCGCTAGAAGTCTGTAAATGATGGCATCACCTCATTTGTATAATGTGCAATATGCACGTAATTGTAATGGACGCTGTAGGAGAGGAATAATGTCGTGGGAGAGAGGAAAAGTGGTTAAACACACCCTAAATACGTGTAGAACAACAGATGAACTGTCTTCTGTCGattcttgtttttttatatatcacaATTCCAAGCCTCCTCCTTTGTCTGGGCTTGGGACTGGAAAAGGTGACCCCAGAGAGACACTCTGGCAGAGTACATATACACAGGCTGTGCTGGCTCACAGAACGAGTGGATCATCATCATTTTGGTCAAGGTTCTCTATGTAAGATTCTGCAACTGAGGGAGCTGACTTGAATGAGTAAGCAGCTGATGTGGCAAAAAGTTGTACACAACTGCACTGGCTATAGATCCAGCATCTCCTCCCTCCAACTCGACAAGTCCCAGAAATGCTGACACAATTGTCTGCTTGGTGTCACTAAAGTACCTCATCACAATCCCCAGGTACTTAGAAACACTTAGAAACATCAGTGGACTGATCGAGGAGGAGGCTGAAACGATGCTCACCCACATCTGAGACCAACCTTTTTATAAAGTACGGTGCTAGATCAccattaatcatttctgtacacTTTGTCCTGTGCATTCTGAAGTGGGTAACAGCAGTGGAGTCTGAGAAAGCAGCTCTACATGCTTCTCCAATGCCATCACATGCCAGCATAGAACAGTGTTCAGCAATAGCTAATGCCATGGTGACCTATGCTGTTTTTGCAGAATGAataattttaacatttaatggcaGTGTGGTTTGGCTGTAACTGTTATAAGGCTTTGCCCTTTGAGTATGTTTTTGGGTTGTCATGTGGCTCTGCAGTCGTCTGCCCTTCACTCTCCTCTACGCTACTGCTGTGCTGACGAGCAGTGCATATGTAGTCACAACTGGCTATAATATGTAAACAGcagaaaatataataatttttgcGAAGACCTGGGACCTGGGTGACGATTCACTACAAAAAGTATATGAAAGAATTAGGAATGCCAATAAATGTTGAAGCGTACATCCAATCTCAGGTACTAAAGTAAACTACCATTTGACCGGAGACGTACTCTCGTCGTCTAAGAAATCTCTAAATATAACGACAAAGTCACGGGGTTGTATCTGCGTATTAATGTGTTAATATTCGTGGCTGCATAGAAATCAGTTTGAGGTCTATATCGACCACTAGGCTGAAGCTGACTGTATTCGCCGGTCTACCATAAATCATTCTGAAGCAACGCTAAACCGCCAGTAGAGGGGGCTAGTGACTCGATTTGAACAGCGAATCTCCACAAAGTGCTCGGAGACAAAGTGCAGTTTGTTAATCGCCATGCTCCATCCCCCATAATATAAAAATGTCAGCACTGATTAATAAGAAATGTTACCGTAGAAGATTTTAATCATGAAATTTGCGGCCAATTAAATtgataaatgtttaaaataaaacatcaggAGGACTTGAGAGCGAGTGAAAAGGCATAATCAGTCCCGATGTGTCACTTTGTAGAGAGGTATGCTACCTTTTGAATTTCACAATCTCATCTCCTCGACATTCATTTCAAAACGTCAAAACGCTAAAGAATTTGACAATAGAGAATGAGACTGAATAGGACAGTGCCAGCAGTGATTTATGAGAATTTTCAAGTCAAGTGCCATCAGTGGTATTCGCTGTATCCCAGAGTTGAGATCACGTGTTAACCTATGGAGAGACGTATTTCCGGTGGAACTCTGCTCAAGTAAGAACTTGACATGAACAcgacaataaaaactttgaatccttgaaatacatGTATTTGATCATTTTTCTTGGCAGCTATCTTTTGATACTGGGCTGCTATACACAGTACCAgaggtgggaccaagtcatTGCTTTGCAAGTCACAAGTAAGTCTCAAGTCTTTGCCCTCAAGTCCCGAGTCAAGTCCTAAGTCCTGCAGTTTGAGTTTCGAGTCCTTTCAACTACAGAGTAATAATATATTTACACCGATCATGTATGCTTTTAAAATCTGAATTTATTAAAACAAGTGCAATTGAAATTGCAGAAAAAAATAGTGCTGACATTGCACTATTAACCAGTCATTTTTAACATTTAACTCATATTTTGTAAGAATATTCTTCATTTTAAACCACTCCTTtacaaaataaacacatttgAAAAAACAAGTGCAACTGTAATTATTTGAACAAAAAGTGCTAACATTGTATTTCCATGCCATATTGCATTTCAAGTAGTTCCACAGCAGTTTGTCCTGTCCTTTACTTCTCATCTCGTTTATCTCATCTCATattgtctgtgtgtttatgggtgtgtgtgtgtgtgtgtgtttacatgtgagaaacATAAATACATGAACATAACAATGAACAGGGCTGTGCTCTTTATATGTCAGAGCCCTTTGCTGCATTGCATTTGCAAAAGACCAAATTGGCCAAAAGTCTGTCAGTCATTTGTGCACGATGCGGACGTAGTATAATGCCACCATGGCTGAAAACTCGCTCCACTGGAGCACTGGAGGCAGGCACTGCCAAGACTCTGATGGCCACTCGGAACAGTGAAGGAAGAGTCTTCATGTTCAATGCCCAGAACAAAAGGGCGTTCTGTCCTTCGGCTATATCAAGGTAGTGACTTAGCTGTAGTGATGGAGTAGTGCCAACATCCTTCTTCTGCCTCTTATGGTATGCAGCAAACAGCCCTTCTTCTCTGAGGTCCTCTTGCTCTTCCTCATCAACAAAAGGCACAGGTTGCTCAGTCTCTGCAGCATCTTGCAGGATCAATTCTGGCAAAACATGTAAAAACAATAGCAGAAACAATAGAGTCCTTATTACCATTTGTGTTGGTGATGCAGTTGGTGTGTTAGACTGAAATACTACAGAACACttaattattgttgcagtcaattAGATCAGATTATAAGGGAAAAAGTTACATTAGACTCTGTAACATTTACCTTTAACTCGTTGTGCCACCTCTGCCTTGACGTCACGATTGACCAGGACATGGGGCTCCACCCACAACAGAGAAAAGGCTGGATCCAAGGCAGCTGCTTTGAGGTAGACTGGATCTGAAAAGGGAGCAGTGACCCCATCTTGTGTCCCGGCCATTTTCACGTTGATGAAGATTCCAAGAAATCTTCTGTTCAAGGATGCCTGGAGACTTCTGACCAGGCTGCTCAGGAAACAGACTTGGGGCTTCAGCTTCTCAAGGTGGTGGTTGATGGACAAGACGGATGGAACAACAGCACTGATTGTGAtgaccttctccccctgtgtcaaATCAGTTGCTTCTCCAAATGGCTTCAAGATGTCCACCAACTCCTTCAACAGATTCCACTCCCGTGCTGTGAATGACAACTCCCTGTGCCCAGCCTTTTCTAGAATAGCACAGAGCTTTACATGATTGCACTGGAGAACTGCCTTCACTTGCCTCGGTGTTGAGTTGCATCTTGTGGTGACTGCAGCAAGGATGCCTTTCTGTTCCCcaaattcagcattaaacacaTCTTTGAATGTTGTGCTTGTGTGCAGCAGTGAGCTGAGTTTTGATAACTTTGAAAGAGGAGGAGATACCACTTTTGTTTCTTTCAAACCGTCTCCCACCACCAGCTGAAGAGTGTGCGCAAAACACTGCAAGCGCTGTTTCTTTGCCATGGCAACGTCTACTGTTTGCTGATCTTCCAGGGTTAAGTCACACCAGAGCTCAGGGTCATCAAGATGATctccatcatcgtcatcatcttgTTCAC includes:
- the LOC125719954 gene encoding zinc finger BED domain-containing protein 4-like, encoding MRKAFTVCFPSEQDDDDDGDHLDDPELWCDLTLEDQQTVDVAMAKKQRLQCFAHTLQLVVGDGLKETKVVSPPLSKLSKLSSLLHTSTTFKDVFNAEFGEQKGILAAVTTRCNSTPRQVKAVLQCNHVKLCAILEKAGHRELSFTAREWNLLKELVDILKPFGEATDLTQGEKVITISAVVPSVLSINHHLEKLKPQVCFLSSLVRSLQASLNRRFLGIFINVKMAGTQDGVTAPFSDPVYLKAAALDPAFSLLWVEPHVLVNRDVKAEVAQRVKELILQDAAETEQPVPFVDEEEQEDLREEGLFAAYHKRQKKDVGTTPSLQLSHYLDIAEGQNALLFWALNMKTLPSLFRVAIRVLAVPASSAPVERVFSHGGIILRPHRAQMTDRLLANLVFCKCNAAKGSDI